From one Eptesicus fuscus isolate TK198812 chromosome 3, DD_ASM_mEF_20220401, whole genome shotgun sequence genomic stretch:
- the OTOL1 gene encoding otolin-1, producing the protein MWMLSWLCAILIILAIADMDAIAKTTPYIKFTKKSEGKEMLKGLKLSSGLPPGEEEETPFTEVAEMAEPTPDPSVQDPTFGTATLFPFENFTLDTADFFLNCCDCCSSAPGQKGEPGETGNPGPKGKTGDMGIPGSPGVIGPQGPKGQKGEKGLKGERGDQGTSGVPGYPGKPGEPGPKGAKGDTGLAGVKGQKGSKGDTSVNATKGDKGDRGAVGSPGLNGKPGAKGEKGDRGEKGYCGNSGERGGKGEKGEVGLKGEKGSKGDIGMEGRSGPEGLPGARGDPGAKGEKGAVGPPGLVGPAGPKGELGSKGVRGSIGKKGSRGLKGSKGEMTRVPRSAFSAALSKPFPPPNVPIKFDKVFYNDQGNYSPVTGKFNCSIPGAYVFSYHVTVSGRPARISLVAWNKKQFKSRETLYGHEIDQASLLVILRLSAGDQVWLEVSKDWNGVYVSAEDDSIFTGFLLYPEETPGISP; encoded by the exons ATGTGGATGTTGTCTTGGCTTtgtgctattttaattattttggctATTGCTGATATGGATGCAATAGCAAAGACCACGCCATATATCAAATTTACGAAGAAATCCGAGGGAAAAGAGATGCTGAAGGGTTTAAAGCTGTCCAGTGGCCTGCCtccaggagaagaagaagaaacacccTTCACAGAAGTGGCTGAAATGGCAGAACCAACCCCTGACCCCTCCGTCCAAGATCCTACCTTTGGCACTGCCACTCTCTTCCCCTTTGAAAACTTCACTCTGGACACGGCCGATTTCTTTTTGAATTGCTGTGATTGTTGTTCATCTGCACCTGGGCAGAAAGGAGAACCCGGAGAGACTGGAAATCCAg GTCCTAAGGGAAAGACTGGTGATATGGGGATCCCAGGGTCACCAGGAGTCATTGGACCCCAAGGTCCAAAAGgccagaaaggagagaagg GACTTAAGGGAGAACGTGGGGACCAGGGAACAAGTGGCGTTCCGGGATACCCAGGAAAACCTGGAGAACCAG GTCCTAAAGGGGCCAAAGGAGACACTGGACTGGCGGGAGTGAAAGGACAAAAAGGCTCCAAGGGGGACACGTCTGTCAATGCTACCAAAGGAGATAAAGGAGACCGAGGGGCTGTGGGCTCTCCAGGCTTGAATGGAAAGCCTGGGgccaagggagagaaaggggaccGGGGGGAGAAGGGCTACTGTGgaaactctggggagaggggaggaaagggggaaaaaggtgaGGTGGGGCTGAAAGGAGAAAAAGGTAGCAAAGGCGATATTGGGATGGAAGGCAGAAGTGGCCCAGAGGGCCTACCTGGAGCCCGAGGTGACCCAGGGGctaaaggagaaaagggagctgTAGGTCCTCCTGGTCTGGTGGGACCTGCGGGGCCAAAGGGTGAGCTTGGGAGCAAAGGGGTCCGAGGATCTATTGGGAAGAAGGGCTCTCGGGGCCTCAAAGGCTCCAAGGGGGAGATGACCAGAGTCCCACGGTCGGCTTTCAGTGCTGCTTTATCAAAGCCTTTCCCGCCTCCCAATGTCCCTATCAAATTTGACAAGGTTTTCTATAATGACCAAGGGAATTACAGCCCTGTCACCGGGAAGTTTAACTGTAGTATTCCTGGGGCATATGTGTTTTCCTACCACGTCACGGTGAGTGGCCGACCCGCTCGGATCAGCCTGGTAGCCTGGAATAAGAAGCAGTTCAAGTCCAGAGAAACACTCTATGGTCATGAAATagaccaggcctctctcctcgtCATCCTGAGATTAAGTGCAGGGGACCAAGTCTGGCTGGAAGTTTCCAAAGATTGGAATGGAGTGTATGTCAGCGCTGAGGATGACAGCATTTTCACGGGGTTCCTTTTGTACCCAGAGGAAACGCCTGGAATTTCACCATAA